Below is a genomic region from Mycolicibacter hiberniae.
TCACCGGCGGGGCGCGCGGTCAGGGCCGCCGGCACGCCGTGCGGCTGGCCGAGGAAGGCGCCGACATCATCTTGTTCGATGTCTGTGCCGATATCGAACACAACGAGTACGCGCTGGCCCGCCCTGAGGACCTGGACGAGGCCTGCCGAGAGGTCGAGAAGTCCGGCCACCGGGTGACTGCGGCCGCCGTGGACGTCCGCGACCGCGCCGCCGTCGAGGCCGCGCTGGCCGCAGCGGTCGCCGAGATGGGCAAGCTCGATGTGGTGGTCGCCAATGCCGGCATCTGCCCGCTGGGGCTCAACCAGCCGATCGGCGCCTTCGCGAACGCCTTCGACGTCGACTTCGTCGGGGTCGTCAACACCGTGCACGCGGCACTGCAGTACCTGACGGCCGGAGCGTCGATCGTGACCGTCGGTTCGGTGGCGGGGCTCTTGGCGGAGAAGGCGGGGCCCGGTGCGGCGATGGGCCCGCAGGGATCCGGCGGTGCCGGCTACAACCTGGCCAAGCAGTTCATCGACAAGTACACCCTGGCGCTGGCCGCGCAACTGTCACCGCTGTCCATCCGTGCCAACGTGGTGCATCCGACCAATGTCAACACCCCCATGCTGCACAACGAGGGGATGTACAAGATGTTCCGCCCGGATCTGGAGCACCCCGGCGTGGACGACGCCCTGCTCACCTTCCCGATGATGCAAGGCATGCCCATTCCGTACGTGGAGCCCGAAGACGTCTCGCACGCGGTGTGCTACCTGGCCTCTGACGAGTCCCGATATGTCACCGGGGTGCAACTCAAGGTGGATGCCGGCGCCAGCCTGAAGTTCTAAAGAAGCCGGCATGAGGTGGGGAATGCCCTGGCCCGGGGCTGATCTCGCGCAGCGTTGCGAGCAGGCGGGCGCTGTCGCCTTCTGTGCCGGCGAGTTCGCCGACACCAGTGCGTATGTGACGGCTGCCGAAATGGCGCGATCCACCACCACGGCCAGGACGGGGCCGGGCATCGCCTATGCGTTTGCCCGGTCACCGTTCGTGCACGCCTCTTCGGTGCGCCACCTCAACCGGATTGCGCCCGGCCGGGTCTTTTTGGGGCTGGGGGCGGGAACGGCACGGATGAACCGCGACTGGTTCGGCGTCGACTCCAGCCACCCCGCTCGCCGGATGGCCGAACTCGTCAGCTGCATCCGCGGTTTCCTGCAGGCCGAGAATGACCAGAAGATCGTGTTCGACGGCGACTTCTACTCGTTGAACACCCACATCCGGGCACCGGTCATGGGCCCCATCGACGTACCGATCCTGCTGGGAGCCTTCAACGTCCATATGATCCGCTCCGCCGGGAGCGTGGCGGACGGGGTACTGGGCCACCCGCTGTTCACCGACAGGTGGTGGACCGACGTGGTCGATCCGCAACTGGCGATCGGCGCTGCACGGCAGGGCCGGGATCCAGCCGAGCTGAAGCGCTGGGGCTGGATCACCACCGTGATCGACAACGAAGACCCGCAGCGCGCGGTTCAGGACGCCAAGCGCCAGATCGCGTTCGAGCTCACCGTCCGGACCTACGACTCGCTGGTGGACCTGCACGGCTGGCAGGACGAAGTCGCGGCGATCCGAGCCGAGTTCGCCAAGGGCAACGCCCGCGAGCTGGGCAAGCACGTCAGCGATGACATGTTGTGGGCGATGGCGGTGTGCGGCGACACCGCCCAGGCCCGCGAGATGCTGGCAGCCCGGCGGCGGCTGCCCGACATCGGCTTCTTCTCGCCGCCAGGCTTTCTCGTCAGTCCGCGGCGCCGACAGCGCTACGGAGAACAGGTGATCCAGGCGTTTGCCGAGAATGGAGAAGTTCTGACATGACCACAAGTTCTGTCACCACCGATGGCGACACGATGAAACAGCTTTGGGTGGGTGCCAAGGAGTCGCCGCCCATCGTCTGGCTGGCGCGGCTCGGTGCGGTGTTCGTGGTGTTTCAGCTCTACGTGTATCTGCGCTGGATCTTCTCGGACAGCTTCGCGCCCACACCGGCTGGACCCGACCCGATCCCGGGATCCTCGATGTTCTGGATCCGGTTCTGGGAGATCGGCTGTGTGCTGCTCGGTATCGGGCTCATCTGGTGGATCGTGCGCAAAATGCGGGCCGAGCGGGAGATTCCGCCGATCGGGATCTTCGTGGTGGCCTGGCTGCTGGCAGCCTGGCAGGACCCCGGCGTCAACGCGACCCGTCCGGTCTTCGCATACAACAGTGGCTTCTTCAACAGGGGAACCTGGGGCGAGTTCATTCCCGGGTGGGTGAGCAAGGGCGCGGAGAATCCCCAGCCCCTGATCTACTTCCTGGCCAGCTACATCGTGTTGACCCCGCTGGCGATCATGGGCATCGACAAACTGATCGGCCGGCTGCGCACCGCGGCGCCCCGGCTGAACAGGGCGGGCGTGCTGGCGACGATGGTGCTGCTGTTCACCGTGCTGGACATCGTGCTGGAGCAGTACTTCCATCGCGTCGGCCTGTGGACCTACCTCCGCGTGGACGGTTCATGGTCGATCTTCTCCGGCCACCTGTATCAGTTCCCCCTGTACGAAGGCGTTTTCTTCGGCGGCATCGTGAGCACGTTGTCCATCGCCATCTACTGCTTCCGGGACAAGGACGGCCGGATGATCACCGACGCCGGGATCGAGAAGCTGCGCAACAAGCGCATGGTCCCGCTGGTACGCATCCTGGCTCTGACCGGCGTGTTCAACGTGATCATGATGGTCTTCATGCTCGGCTTCAACCTGGTGAATCAGCACGCCGACACCCAACCGGCGCAAGACATCCCGAGTTACCTGCACCACGATATGTGCGGCCTGGGCCCGAATCCGCCGTGCCCGCCGCTACCGTGACCGGCTGAGCTGGCAGGGCGGTCGGCTCCTGCCCGTCAGCTTTCGCTCGTCGACTGACCCACGCCGATCTCGTGGAACATCAGGTTCTGCAACCGGTGCAGGGTGCGCGGTGCCACCGATTCGGCGGCCAAGTACATCGAACCCAGGGGGTTGTTGACCGCCCGGGGACGGCGCCTGATGGCGTCGATCAACATGTCGGCCGCCTGGTCGACGGTCAGCGAGGCGAAGCCGCTCCAATCGGTGGGGGCGATCATCTCGGTGTCGACGAGCGGCAGATGCACGTTGGTGAAGTGGACGCCGTCGCGCAGACTCTCGATCGCGGCGACGCCGAAGAAGGCGTCCAACGCCGCCTTGGAGCCGATGTACGCCGAGAACGTGGGCAGGTTCGACAACACCCCGATCGAGGAACTGTGCACGACGTGGCCGCTTCGGCGCCTGCGCATCTCGGGCAGCAGGCGCAGCGTCAGGCCCACGCCGGCCAGGTAATTGAGCCGCATCGTGCGCTCGTAGTCGTGCAGTCGGTGTTCGGATTCGGCGACCGAGCGCATGATGGATCTGCCCGCGTTG
It encodes:
- a CDS encoding mycofactocin-coupled SDR family oxidoreductase, producing MGRVDGKVVLVTGGARGQGRRHAVRLAEEGADIILFDVCADIEHNEYALARPEDLDEACREVEKSGHRVTAAAVDVRDRAAVEAALAAAVAEMGKLDVVVANAGICPLGLNQPIGAFANAFDVDFVGVVNTVHAALQYLTAGASIVTVGSVAGLLAEKAGPGAAMGPQGSGGAGYNLAKQFIDKYTLALAAQLSPLSIRANVVHPTNVNTPMLHNEGMYKMFRPDLEHPGVDDALLTFPMMQGMPIPYVEPEDVSHAVCYLASDESRYVTGVQLKVDAGASLKF
- a CDS encoding LLM class flavin-dependent oxidoreductase; this translates as MRWGMPWPGADLAQRCEQAGAVAFCAGEFADTSAYVTAAEMARSTTTARTGPGIAYAFARSPFVHASSVRHLNRIAPGRVFLGLGAGTARMNRDWFGVDSSHPARRMAELVSCIRGFLQAENDQKIVFDGDFYSLNTHIRAPVMGPIDVPILLGAFNVHMIRSAGSVADGVLGHPLFTDRWWTDVVDPQLAIGAARQGRDPAELKRWGWITTVIDNEDPQRAVQDAKRQIAFELTVRTYDSLVDLHGWQDEVAAIRAEFAKGNARELGKHVSDDMLWAMAVCGDTAQAREMLAARRRLPDIGFFSPPGFLVSPRRRQRYGEQVIQAFAENGEVLT
- a CDS encoding spirocyclase AveC family protein, whose protein sequence is MTTSSVTTDGDTMKQLWVGAKESPPIVWLARLGAVFVVFQLYVYLRWIFSDSFAPTPAGPDPIPGSSMFWIRFWEIGCVLLGIGLIWWIVRKMRAEREIPPIGIFVVAWLLAAWQDPGVNATRPVFAYNSGFFNRGTWGEFIPGWVSKGAENPQPLIYFLASYIVLTPLAIMGIDKLIGRLRTAAPRLNRAGVLATMVLLFTVLDIVLEQYFHRVGLWTYLRVDGSWSIFSGHLYQFPLYEGVFFGGIVSTLSIAIYCFRDKDGRMITDAGIEKLRNKRMVPLVRILALTGVFNVIMMVFMLGFNLVNQHADTQPAQDIPSYLHHDMCGLGPNPPCPPLP
- a CDS encoding SDR family NAD(P)-dependent oxidoreductase: MTPNPLRRAMRQSINVLTKPVPIPRLGTPSLAERVSGRVVLITGASSGIGKRLAERVAGAGATAVVTARRADELDRLVQSIEATGGKAHAVVGDLSTEEGINEVAQAVLDRFGAPDVFVSNAGRSIMRSVAESEHRLHDYERTMRLNYLAGVGLTLRLLPEMRRRRSGHVVHSSSIGVLSNLPTFSAYIGSKAALDAFFGVAAIESLRDGVHFTNVHLPLVDTEMIAPTDWSGFASLTVDQAADMLIDAIRRRPRAVNNPLGSMYLAAESVAPRTLHRLQNLMFHEIGVGQSTSES